The following proteins come from a genomic window of Bubalus kerabau isolate K-KA32 ecotype Philippines breed swamp buffalo chromosome 20, PCC_UOA_SB_1v2, whole genome shotgun sequence:
- the CCDC13 gene encoding coiled-coil domain-containing protein 13, with product MGSSGANTMAEDEGSQDTLRLQFRAMQEMQRKRLQKQMEKRKEKELSLQSRGDDQNEPLEISDGLSVLQAGEQNSKTSFEQRVLEDEIEQLRDQLRETVDENGRLYKLLKERDFEIKHLKKKIEEDRFAFTGTAGVAGDVIATKIVELSKKNRVLMAESEGAKTRVRQLSNRIQELEQELQIAQARLPAKGPTDTGAKPPRTQMGDRVLPENPEVKVLQDRLAATNLKMSDLRNQIQAVKQELRMAQKVLTSEVGEDVNIQQLLSSPGTWRGRAQQILVLQSKVRELEKQLGQTRSRSEETASELSVYPDSRKLSAQEKNLLRIRNLEREKQEGWEKLAAERDALQRELEELKKKFEGMRSRNKVLSSEVKTLRSQMGTLVEKGRHDDELIDALMDQLKQLQEILGSLSLQEEKTRVSQHRLDQQLNSEAQRSSSLVAQLRAMVAEREAKVRQLELEIGQLSVQYLRNKGVDEGSSGPEVSRASTKLPEDPGLTKPPASAGDHAGRLGSSRSVTGLGHTLVESSLTWPSLPSPHGASPRFLDSPEQKGWQTQVTEFKALWQAAEVERDRLTEFVTVLQKRVEERNSRLLESERRLQEERHRAVVLEQHLEKMRLEPGRMSASQRAAPRSKTGLPASNTRHHPSESERKDPSSAQLSSVPMESQMEELTTRLAIQVEENEMLKAALGNALQGKEEDFRMYHETLDQVKGVFLQALRQQKADKH from the exons ATGGGGAGCAGCGGAGCAAACACT atggcagaggatgaaggCTCACAGGACACCTTGAGGCTCCAGTTTAGAGCCATGCAAGAGATGCAGCGCAAAAGGTTACAGAAGCAGATGGAGAAACGGAAGGAAAAAGAACTGAGCCTCCAAAGCAGAGGTGATGACCAAAACGAGCCCCTGGAGATCTCTGATGGCCTCAGCGTCCTCCAAGCTGGGGAGCAGAACTCGAAAACCAGCTTTGAGCAGAG GGTGCTTGAAGATGAGATCGAACAGCTTCGGGATCAACtcagggaaacagtggatgagAACGGGCGATTATATAAGTTGCTGAAGGAGAGGGACTTTGAAATCAAACatctcaaaaagaaaatagaagaagaCAGATTTGCCTTTACAG GGACAGCTGGTGTGGCTGGGGATGTGATTGCCACCAAAATCGTTGAGCTGTCCAAAAAGAACCGGGTGCTGATGGCAGAGTCCGAGGGCGCGAAGACCAGAGTGCGGCAGCTCAGCAACCGCATCCAGGAGCTGGAGCAGGAG CTGCAGATAGCCCAGGCCAGGCTGCCAGCCAAGGGACCCACTGACACAGGAGCCAAGCCACCAAGGACCCAGATGGGAGACAGAGTCTTG CCGGAGAACCCAGAGGTGAAAGTCTTGCAGGACAGGCTGGCGGCCACAAACTTGAAGATGAGTGACCTCCGCAACCAGATCCAAGCTGTGAAGCAGGAGCTCCGGATGGCCCAGAAG GTTTTGACTAGTGAGGTTGGGGAAGATGTGAACATCCAGCAGCTCCTGTCCTCGCCTGGGACCTGGAGGGGTCGGGCTCAACAGATCCTTGTCCTGCAGAGCAAG GTTAGAGAGCTTGAGAAACAGCTGGGACAGACCCGGAGCCGGTCCGAAGAAACAGCCAGTGAGCTGTCTGTCTATCCTGACTCAAGGAAGCTGTCGGCCCAGGAGAAAAATCTGCTGCGGATCCGCAACCTGGAGAGGGAAAAACAGGAAGGATGGGAG AAACTTGCGGCGGAGCGGGATGCCCTCCAGAGAGAGCTCGAAGAGCTGAAAAAGAAGTTTGAGGGCATGAGGTCCCGGAACAAGGTGCTGTCGAGTGAAGTGAAGACCCTCAGGAGTCAGATGGGGACCCTTGTGGAGAAGGGCCGGCATGACGATGAGCTCATTGATGCCCTCATG GACCAGCTGAAGCAGCTCCAGGAGATTCTGGGCAGCCTGAGTCTGCAGGAGGAGAAGACGCGAGTGTCCCAGCACCGCCTAGACCAGCAGCTCAACAGCGAGGCTCAGCGAAGCAGCAGCCTGGTGGCCCAACTACGGGCCATGGTGGCTGAGCGGGAGGCCAAGGTGCGGCAGCTGGAGCTGGAGATTGGGCAGCTCAGTGTGCAG TATCTTCGGAATAAAGGAGTAGACGAGGGCTCCAGTGGGCCCGAGGTCAGCCGGGCCTCCACCAAGCTCCCCGAGGACCCTGGCCTGACCAAGCCCCCAGCCTCAGCAGGCGATCATGCTGGCAGGCTTGGATCTTCTCG CTCCGTGACCGGCCTGGGCCACACACTGGTGGAATCTTCTCTCACATGGCCTTCCCTGCCCAGTCCTCATGGGGCCTCACCCAG GTTCTTGGACTCCCCTGAACAAAAAGGCTGGCAGACTCAGGTGACGGAGTTCAAGGCCCTCTGGCAGGCTGCCGAGGTGGAGCGCGACCGGCTCACGGAGTTTGTCACCGTCCTGCAGAAACG GGTGGAGGAGAGGAACAGCAGGCTTCTGGAGTCAGAGAGGAGGCTGCAGGAAGAGCGGCACCGCGCCGTGGTGCTGGAGCAGCACCTGGAGAAGATGCGCCTGGAGCCGGGCAGGATGTCAGCCTCtcagagagcagcccccaggaGCAAAACAG GTCTGCCTGCCTCTAACACCAGGCACCACCCAAGCGAAAGTGAGAGGAAGGACCCATCTTCCGCCCAGCTCTCCAGTGTGCCCATGGAATCCCAGATGGAGGAGCTGACCACCAG GTTGGCCATCCAGGTGGAGGAGAATGAAATGCTGAAGGCTGCCCTAGGCAACGCTCTGCAGGGAAAGGAGGAGGACTTCCGAATGTACCATGAGACCCTGGACCAGGTGAAAGGGGTTTTCCTGCAGGCCCTGCGGCAGCAGAAAGCAGACAAGCACTAG